One Faecalispora anaeroviscerum genomic window carries:
- a CDS encoding LacI family DNA-binding transcriptional regulator: MISDMTGFSPATVSNALNHKRGVSKQTVERVLQVAEEIGYSVKPRISKIKFVIYKKNGLIINDSPFFPAVIEGVERQAKNLQFETMFCNIDSSSPDCAEQVHNILEDTSAAVILLGTELMEQDFQLFRNPKCHLILLDGWSDTITFDSVLISNTDSACHAVEYLIEKGHKKIGYLRGRFRIKAFSYRGIGYRRGLSKAGLPIEPQYTITLGTTTDSAYRDMVDHLEKNRELPTAFFADNDVIALGAMRALQEKGYRVPEDVSIIGFDNIPYCEISSPRLSTIHVFKQEMGEIAVRRLNDHIRQESKVKTKIQVCTEFVERESVRDLNAN; this comes from the coding sequence TTGATTAGTGATATGACCGGTTTTTCTCCGGCAACCGTTTCAAATGCTCTGAACCATAAACGCGGAGTCAGCAAGCAAACGGTGGAACGTGTTTTGCAGGTGGCGGAGGAAATCGGTTACTCCGTCAAACCCAGAATATCCAAAATCAAGTTTGTTATTTATAAAAAGAACGGCCTCATCATCAACGACAGCCCGTTTTTTCCGGCGGTGATTGAGGGTGTGGAGCGCCAGGCGAAAAACCTGCAGTTTGAGACAATGTTTTGCAATATCGACAGCAGCAGCCCCGACTGCGCGGAGCAGGTACATAATATTTTAGAGGATACCAGCGCGGCGGTGATCTTGCTTGGCACGGAGCTGATGGAACAGGATTTTCAGCTATTCCGAAACCCCAAGTGCCACCTGATTCTGCTCGACGGCTGGAGCGATACCATCACGTTCGACAGTGTTTTGATCAGCAACACCGATTCCGCCTGCCATGCAGTGGAATACCTGATTGAAAAAGGGCACAAGAAAATCGGCTATTTGCGCGGGCGGTTCCGCATTAAGGCGTTTTCCTACCGGGGAATCGGCTACCGGCGCGGACTCAGTAAGGCCGGCCTGCCGATTGAGCCTCAGTATACCATTACGCTTGGCACCACCACGGATTCTGCCTACCGCGATATGGTGGACCATCTCGAAAAAAACCGTGAGCTGCCCACGGCGTTTTTTGCCGACAACGATGTGATTGCCCTTGGTGCGATGCGCGCTTTACAGGAAAAGGGCTACCGTGTGCCGGAGGATGTTTCGATTATTGGATTCGACAATATTCCGTACTGCGAGATTTCGAGTCCCCGGCTGAGTACCATTCACGTATTCAAGCAGGAGATGGGCGAAATTGCGGTGCGGCGGCTGAATGATCATATTCGGCAGGAGAGCAAGGTCAAAACAAAAATACAGGTCTGCACCGAGTTTGTCGAGCGCGAGAGCGTTCGGGACCTGAATGCGAACTAA
- a CDS encoding ClC family H(+)/Cl(-) exchange transporter, translated as MKKAKTRIYRILSGMNQLKWSLTLKGVAVGLLAGLLSVLYRMGIEHGVDTSVEIYAWLKAHPLLLLPWLVLILGAGFLLNWLVGREPMASGSGIPQVKGIVLFGLKMKWKSILLVRFIGGILCSYFGLSLGREGPSIQIGAAAGQAAAERCGRHGTLEDDYLITGGAAAGLSAAFNAPLSGMVFALEEIHRSFSPLILISATAASLTADFISKYFFGLKPVLDFTDVPVLPISYYGWLLPLGFISGLIGSLLNRTLLDFQKLYAKLPAPMRPCIALLIALPCGLFLPLTLGGGRNLIRLSESTQLGIGMLLVYLIVKLLFTGASFGSGVPGGIFFPILTVGALSGSIVGYVASSAGLPTQYVSDFAVCAMAGALAASVKAPVTSILLTAEMSGSLVHLLPVAACAFLALLVSDMLKIEPIYDALLNRLMEKSDNSLPQPEQGGLIEFPVEYGSTAANHTVKEVQWPQGLLIVGLRRGTKELIPSGKTRIMPGDYLVILSSETQEQNIREQVRSLCRTAQEP; from the coding sequence GTGAAAAAAGCAAAAACCAGAATATATCGCATTCTCTCCGGAATGAACCAGCTCAAATGGAGCCTAACCCTAAAGGGAGTCGCCGTGGGTTTGCTGGCCGGCCTTCTCTCCGTATTGTATCGAATGGGCATTGAGCATGGAGTAGATACCTCCGTAGAAATATACGCCTGGCTGAAAGCGCATCCCCTTCTTCTGCTGCCATGGTTGGTCTTGATTTTAGGGGCCGGATTTCTGCTCAACTGGCTGGTGGGGCGTGAGCCGATGGCCTCGGGCAGCGGCATTCCGCAGGTAAAGGGCATTGTGCTGTTCGGTTTAAAAATGAAATGGAAATCTATTTTGCTCGTGCGGTTTATCGGCGGAATTTTGTGTTCCTATTTTGGCCTGTCACTGGGGCGTGAGGGCCCGTCGATTCAGATTGGCGCAGCCGCAGGCCAAGCCGCCGCGGAACGCTGTGGCCGCCACGGCACCTTGGAAGACGATTACCTCATCACAGGCGGTGCGGCAGCGGGACTTTCCGCAGCATTTAACGCCCCTCTTTCGGGCATGGTATTCGCACTCGAGGAAATCCACCGCAGCTTTTCCCCGCTGATCTTGATTTCTGCGACTGCCGCCTCTCTTACGGCTGATTTTATTTCTAAATATTTTTTTGGGTTAAAGCCTGTTCTTGATTTTACGGATGTGCCCGTGCTGCCCATCTCCTATTACGGGTGGCTTTTGCCGCTTGGATTTATTTCGGGTCTGATTGGCTCGCTGCTCAACCGCACTCTGCTGGATTTTCAAAAGCTGTACGCCAAGCTTCCCGCACCGATGCGCCCGTGCATCGCGCTGCTGATCGCATTGCCCTGCGGACTGTTTCTGCCTCTGACATTGGGCGGCGGGCGGAATTTGATCCGCCTTTCGGAAAGCACACAGCTTGGCATTGGCATGTTGCTTGTTTACCTGATCGTAAAGCTGCTGTTTACCGGTGCCAGCTTTGGCAGCGGTGTACCAGGCGGCATCTTTTTTCCCATCCTGACGGTAGGGGCACTCTCCGGCAGTATTGTGGGCTACGTAGCTTCTTCGGCAGGGCTGCCGACGCAGTATGTTTCTGATTTTGCCGTTTGCGCCATGGCCGGCGCGCTGGCGGCTTCCGTTAAGGCGCCCGTCACCAGCATTCTGCTCACGGCGGAAATGTCCGGTTCACTGGTGCATTTGCTGCCTGTGGCGGCATGTGCATTCCTCGCCCTGCTTGTTTCCGATATGCTGAAAATCGAGCCAATCTACGACGCACTGCTGAACCGCCTGATGGAAAAGAGCGACAACTCGCTGCCCCAGCCTGAGCAGGGCGGCCTGATTGAATTCCCGGTGGAGTACGGCAGCACTGCTGCAAACCACACGGTAAAAGAGGTTCAATGGCCGCAGGGGCTTTTGATTGTGGGTCTTCGGCGCGGAACAAAGGAGCTGATTCCCAGCGGCAAAACAAGAATTATGCCAGGAGATTATCTGGTAATTCTCTCTTCGGAAACGCAAGAACAGAATATTCGCGAGCAAGTGCGCTCACTTTGTCGAACGGCACAGGAACCGTAA
- a CDS encoding phage holin family protein, with amino-acid sequence MEKIKAAAIAGFTALSAWMGVLAVPVYLLVLTNLIDYATGIAASVCRKEAVSSYRGIHGIIKKVCMWLLVAVGAIIDILAAYAAEQAGISLPFGYAAASLAAVWLVCNELLSVLENIAQTGVQLPPFLEKMVSYLKTQAEDLPTGGGQK; translated from the coding sequence ATGGAGAAAATAAAGGCGGCGGCCATTGCCGGGTTTACGGCACTTTCCGCTTGGATGGGGGTTTTGGCTGTGCCGGTGTATTTGCTGGTGCTGACCAACTTGATCGACTATGCCACGGGCATTGCGGCCTCCGTCTGCCGGAAAGAGGCGGTCAGCTCTTATCGGGGGATTCATGGAATCATCAAGAAAGTCTGCATGTGGCTTTTGGTCGCCGTTGGCGCTATCATTGACATTCTGGCGGCGTATGCCGCCGAGCAGGCGGGAATCTCGCTGCCGTTCGGCTATGCCGCGGCATCGCTGGCCGCCGTGTGGCTGGTCTGCAACGAGCTGCTTTCTGTTTTGGAGAACATTGCACAGACAGGCGTGCAGCTGCCGCCGTTTCTGGAAAAGATGGTTTCTTACCTGAAAACGCAGGCGGAAGATCTGCCAACCGGTGGGGGACAGAAATAA
- the alr gene encoding alanine racemase produces the protein MNHFLKRTWAEVDLDALDHNYDVIRAAVNPKTKICCVVKADAYGHGASFVSREFQKKGADWFAVSNLEEAIQLRRTGILRPILILGYTPPQMAERLQELSISQSVFSAEYGKELSDCAIAAGVRVRIHIKLDSGMSRIGFLYQNQERDKASLSEIEAVCKEPGLIPEGIFTHFSVADDGSAGEDFTMEQYACFDGAVKELKQRGIIFELRHCSNSGAVVDYPKLDLDMVRPGVILYGLMPSDQMRRDLDLRPAMELKTVISQLKTVETGTSVSYGRKFVTERRTTLATVPIGYADGYPRRLHDRADMLVCGRRARVVGSVCMDQVMLDVTDIPDVRPGMTVTIWGRDGKSEVSVDEIAKLDETIHYEMICLVGKRVPRVFLRSGKPVGQLNYICPEEEG, from the coding sequence ATGAATCATTTTTTAAAGCGTACCTGGGCAGAGGTTGACCTAGATGCTCTGGATCACAATTATGATGTGATCCGCGCGGCGGTGAACCCTAAAACGAAAATTTGCTGTGTCGTCAAGGCGGACGCTTACGGCCATGGTGCGTCGTTTGTGTCGCGCGAGTTTCAGAAAAAAGGAGCGGACTGGTTTGCGGTATCTAATTTGGAGGAAGCAATTCAGCTGCGCCGAACCGGGATTCTGCGTCCAATTTTGATTTTAGGCTATACGCCGCCTCAAATGGCGGAACGCCTACAGGAGCTTTCTATTTCGCAATCGGTATTTTCCGCGGAATACGGGAAAGAGCTTTCCGACTGCGCCATAGCCGCCGGCGTTCGAGTTCGAATTCACATTAAGCTCGACAGTGGGATGAGCCGCATCGGATTTTTGTATCAAAATCAGGAGAGAGACAAGGCTTCGCTATCCGAGATTGAGGCTGTTTGCAAGGAACCGGGCCTAATTCCGGAAGGAATTTTTACCCACTTTTCCGTTGCGGATGATGGCAGTGCCGGCGAAGATTTTACCATGGAACAATATGCTTGCTTTGATGGCGCGGTAAAAGAGTTGAAACAGCGCGGCATTATCTTTGAGCTGCGTCACTGCTCAAACAGCGGCGCGGTGGTCGACTACCCGAAGCTGGATCTCGACATGGTGCGCCCCGGCGTGATTCTGTACGGCCTGATGCCGTCGGATCAGATGCGGCGCGACCTGGATCTGCGCCCGGCGATGGAACTCAAAACGGTGATTTCGCAGCTGAAAACAGTGGAAACGGGCACGAGTGTGAGCTATGGGCGGAAATTCGTAACCGAACGGCGCACTACCTTGGCTACGGTTCCCATCGGCTATGCTGACGGCTATCCCCGCCGCCTGCACGACCGGGCAGATATGCTTGTCTGCGGTCGGCGCGCCCGTGTTGTGGGCAGCGTCTGCATGGATCAGGTGATGCTGGATGTGACTGATATTCCGGATGTGCGCCCGGGTATGACGGTGACCATCTGGGGCAGGGACGGAAAAAGTGAAGTCAGCGTGGATGAAATTGCCAAGCTGGACGAAACGATTCATTATGAGATGATCTGCCTTGTTGGCAAGCGTGTTCCGCGTGTGTTCTTGCGTTCGGGCAAGCCGGTAGGTCAGCTGAACTATATCTGCCCCGAAGAAGAGGGCTGA